CTAAGGCTTTTATGAGTCAAAGATTAGGGGCTTAATAAAGCAACACGTTCTTCAAAACAATTAGCTTTACTGAGTAACAGTTTAAAGGAGAAATATTTTCTTACATATAAACTAATAATGAAATTGAATAGTTTGAAATATAGCTCTAGAGAttagtgaaaaattcaaacccagAGCCAACTGTTCTTTCATACAGAGTACATCAATCATACCAAGTATATGCAAACAACAATAGTACGGAGTTCTAAATAAAGAAGTGCATGACTGAGATAAAGTGTACCTTGTTCTTCTTCTCCAAACCACCTATAACCCTGTCGATAGCTGCCTCAAAATGTTCCATAGTGATCACTGCACTCTCATTCCTTGCAGCAATCAAAGCAGcttcattacaaacatttgcAATGTCTGCTCCAGCAAATCCAGGAGTAAGAGCAGCAAGTCTTTGAGAGTAAAACGATGGCTCATGATCCAGTTTTAGCTTCTTCAggtaaatttcaaaaatctgACTACGACCTTTGATGTCAGGTTTATCAAGAGTAATTTGACGATCAAACCGACCAGGCCTCAACAGGGCTTTGTCTAAAATGTCAGGCCTATTTGTGCCAGCAAGTACAACAACTCCTGAAGTGGTTCCAAAACCATCCATTTCTACAAGCAATTGATTGAGGGTACTTTCACGCTCATCATTGCCACCTGAGAAACCTCCACGCCCCCTAGCCCGACCAATTGCATCTATCTCATCAATAAATATTATACTGGGTGCACATTGTCTTGCCTCTTGAAATAAGCTTCTAACCCTTGAAGGTCCAACACCAACGAACATTTCCATAAAATCTGACCCAGATATAGATAAAAAAGGGACACCAGATTCACCAGCAGTTGCCTTTGCAAGAAGTGTCTTCCCAGTGCCAGGAGGGCCGACAAGAAGCGCACCTTTTGGAATCTTTGCTCCTAACTCTTCATATTTCTTTGGATTCTTGAGGAAGTGAACAAACTCCATGATTTCCTGCTTTGCCTCATCACAACCAGCTACATCTTTAAAATATATCTGTACACCATACAAGACATCAAAAGGGATGGTCATGCTGATTAACCCTCTTGAATTTCATTTTGCTATgatcatgccaaaaaaaaaaggataaagcagTATGATAACACAGAGTAGAGTAGTGAAACCAGGATAACCTTGTTTTTTGCATTCTTGTCCATTTTTGTTATGTGAGCTTTTCCTATGTTGAATATTCCACGGCCACCTTTTCCACCAGTACCACCAACACCAAGTCCACCTTGCATTCTTCGCCCCATGAACCAAATGAATCCTAAAAGCAATGCTGTTGGTGCAAACCTCAACAATTCTTGGTACCAATTCATTTGACTTACATATGTTACAGGAACATAATCATGAGGGTCAATCCCTAATGCTTCCTGTGCTTCCTCCAGCTTCTCCTCAAAAGATTCAACACTTCCAATGTTAAAATAGTATTTATACTGGCTTGCATTTCCTGTTGCAGGGGCACCATTGACAGGGCCCTGGATAGCATCATCATTGGTCTCATTTTTAACACGTGGTGAGCTCCTCACATACACTTTTGCAACTGATTTGTTTTCAACAACAATGCGATCCACCAGACCAGGTTCAAGTAGCTTGTTCTTGAACTCTTGGAAACTAATCTGAGGAATACATCAAtcagttaaaaaaaagttttaagaacACAACAATGAAATGCAATCAAATACGCAACAGAAGCTATTAGAACTTATCCATATTTACGGGGGTAGGGACCAACAatattcaagaaaataaaatttttatcttgatccaataaaaaaagattacaaTATTCAAGACCACAAAGTTTAAAAGAGTTTACTCATTTCATGCTGCAATAAAGACAAATTATTAATCAGTAATATGCAGAAGCTGGAACCCAAATGTATAGCAACATCATCATACCAAGGTGAAAATGGTGCAATACTAGTTATTAACAGCCACAAGAAGGATGGATGGAGGCATCAACACCCCGAGTGTTACAAAGTGCAAAGAAGTTAATGCAATATAAATTGCCGATTACTATCGCAATCTATTTGAAATATGGCAAGTCACCAAAGGCAATGACTTAGACCACCTACATATCTATTAGAAACCAAAAAACTGACTGAAAGAGTGCTGAAAAACAATGACCTGCTTCTGATCATGAGGACCGACAAAAATTGGCGAAAATATAAAGGCAAGGAACAGTAATGGAGCAATTAAATTTTGGAACTGCTTCACCAAGTTCTCCTGGGAATTCTCATGATCACCAGAATTCGAGTCCCCTGGAATAGtacaaaaaatatgaacataATAAGACTACAAATGACACTTTAGcatccgaaaaaaaaaaaaaaaagaagaccagAAGCAAATAGAGAACATGCTGCTGTAAATCCAACGAACAATGAAAACGCAGCTGTAGCACAAAGTAATGACTACTATGAGGCTGTACATTCAATTGTCAGTCTTAACATCATATTTAGCTACCAATGGTGTCATCTATAGGATAATACCCACTGCACAGCTTCAGTTCGTCACATGAAGTAGCCATTtatgtataaataaaaaaaattttgattagtTGTAGCCAAAAATCACTCATGCACCCTGGAAGATGATTGCTGGAAAATTttagtactattaaaaaaaatatttaatgacCGTCTTGGGTCACCGTAAACTACAGGACTCCAGTTGATATTAGCCTCCAACATAAATCTTCAACTTCTTCTCTATGAATAATCACCTCTCAAAAGTCGACAGCATaaaatacatgtatatataaccATAAATACAAACAACCAAAGAAAATGCACATTATAATTGATccattttcaacaaaaattaacaTATCACACAAAGCACTAGAACTAACAAAAACGTACCTTTCGACTCAGATTTCTGCTCATTCGCTTTGGGAATTTCCTTCTTGTCCTTCGGGTAGTAATTCTCATAGTCTACATTGACCaaatatacacacacacacacacacacacaaaagttAAAGCATTACAAACGATTAAACCgaaccaacaaagaaaaaaaaaaaaaagaaaaaacagattGAAAACAAAACCCTCATTATCCACTTACTCTTCTTCTTGGGCGCCTGGCTCGATAAAAAGCGCCGAACCCTAGGGTATGCGAGGACGGAGCTGAAATTCGACAAGTGCGAATTCGCAACGAGCTGCTTTCCAGCTCCAACAGATGTGACATAGCCCCTCACAAGCCCTAGCCCACCATCGGCGCGTGAGAAGCACGCATTGCCGGTCGAGGGCAAGAGCGATTCACTCGCTAACACAGCCCTCTCGGCATAGTTACTGGAAATTACATTCTGCACAgccaaacataaaataaattcaattattcatctgaaaatatataaaaaaaaaagaagaagaagaaggaatgaATAAGGTGTTACTCTTTGGAAAGAGGAGCGAACCGAGCGAAACAGAGAGCGTCCAATTCTTGAGAAAATCATTGCGTCGACGATCGGGACATGAATTGGTTGATGCTTGTGAAGCGCGCGAGAGAGTATTGAagctgtttggttgctgagaaaatttcTGGGAGCCCGGATATTGAAATATTGATGGGTTTGTTGTGAGGGAACTGAAACGGGGAGAAcagaaaaaaaacatttgatgGTTAACATGAAATAGAGACCGccttgttttcaatgtcttgactCAGATTACGCAAGTACCCTTGCAATGAAAGTAGATTTGGCCCATTTCTGTGGGTTAGTTTCGTTTATCCTTTGCTGGTATGCTAAAATTGCTTTAACATgggtttcttctttcttggcCCGCTTAGTTTCTCAGTACAGCCCAGTTTCATTTGGATCTTACATGTAAGTATTTGAACCCATTAGACCATTCTTAATGGATTAGCAAGGTAAGCTAGAAAACTCATTTTTGTTAGGGGTAAAAGAGGTGTTACAGTTAACCATTATTAGTTAAATCCGCTAATCTCAACCGCCTAAGCAGTTAGTAAAATCGAATTTCAGCtctatttttgttattttagctaGCCACTTCCCAAAAGTATCAGAGCATTATTAGCagtctcaccaaaataactaagagtacatttttctttattttaactactcatttttttagaACACCTCTAACAGTCtcactattttaataatcaACTTTcgctattttatttaaatattttttttcaaagatttattattttttttttttctaactattaaaggatgagagagaaacgaaaaacaaaaaggaagataaagaaattattatttttattcaataggTGAGTAAACAATACTCACTATTAAATAGTGAGTACTGTTAACtcacaattttttctaaaattgtGAGACTGAAAAGGACAGTTTTTAGCCTCTTTTACCaaattgtctcactaaaataaccaaaaaatggttttgatgaGGCTACAAATAGGTGCTCTTATACATTAAattctataaatatttatctacttcatttaaatattattgttattgttggaAGGTATTCTCATGaaaatatattcttaaaatCAAAAGAGCCTTAGAGCATccacaataaataaaaacaaaccaTCCTTCAAAAGTACATTCTATTGCACAGATGAtagatattaaaaattatggcacaaaacaaaaacacaaaaaacgcTATGTTCCCTCTGCTCAAACCCTCCATAGTCTCCCTCCAACGGCTAAACGTCGTTAGCTCGGTATCCATCGAATCACCACGCACCTGCGAGTAGATCTTACTCATGGGCGCGTGTATTGCACACACCAGCGCATGACGCCTCTGTTTCTCTGCTTCACCACCTTCAACAGCTGCCATAGGTCTCATGAAGCCATCTTTCATCTCTTGATGTCCCTTGTCAGCGCGTGGTCATCAAGTGCTGGTGATGACCATGTGCTGGTGAGTGGCTTACACATGCTGACCTTCAATCGTGTACCTACTGCCTCTCCTAGCCTTGACTTTGACTGATACtactgtttttaattttgttcgtTTTTATGTTCTATTGTAGTTTTAGGGCTTTAGATGCCCTTTCTACCTTTCTTAGTGCTCCCTCGATCTGGTTGCAAATCATTATGCGATGTCATCTAGACTCCGTGctggttttccttttaattagCTTTGATTCGACTTTCATCAAAGTTTTCCATGCTGCACTAGCTCTCTTTTGCTACTGCAattgtatatttcttgtgtgCACTATCTCTGGTGCACTTTGTCAAACCATCTTAATTGGTGGCCAAGTTTCTTGGTCTTTGTGACAAGAAAATATAAGGCCACATCATTTATTTGATAtattcccttttaatttttatttactcaTTTTGATGGGGTCGTTTTGGGGCTTATTGTTGAGTTGTCCAACCCTTTATTGTTTATTGTAATCCTTTGTTATATATTGTAAtcctttgttatatatatatat
Above is a genomic segment from Corylus avellana chromosome ca9, CavTom2PMs-1.0 containing:
- the LOC132191592 gene encoding ATP-dependent zinc metalloprotease FTSH 10, mitochondrial-like isoform X2, coding for MIFSRIGRSLFRSNVISSNYAERAVLASESLLPSTGNACFSRADGGLGLVRGYVTSVGAGKQLVANSHLSNFSSVLAYPRVRRFLSSQAPKKKNYENYYPKDKKEIPKANEQKSESKGDSNSGDHENSQENLVKQFQNLIAPLLFLAFIFSPIFVGPHDQKQISFQEFKNKLLEPGLVDRIVVENKSVAKVYVRSSPRVKNETNDDAIQGPVNGAPATGNASQYKYYFNIGSVESFEEKLEEAQEALGIDPHDYVPVTYVSQMNWYQELLRFAPTALLLGFIWFMGRRMQGGLGVGGTGGKGGRGIFNIGKAHITKMDKNAKNKIYFKDVAGCDEAKQEIMEFVHFLKNPKKYEELGAKIPKGALLVGPPGTGKTLLAKATAGESGVPFLSISGSDFMEMFVGVGPSRVRSLFQEARQCAPSIIFIDEIDAIGRARGRGGFSGGNDERESTLNQLLVEMDGFGTTSGVVVLAGTNRPDILDKALLRPGRFDRQITLDKPDIKGRSQIFEIYLKKLKLDHEPSFYSQRLAALTPGFAGADIANVCNEAALIAARNESAVITMEHFEAAIDRVIGGLEKKNKVISKLERRTVAYHESGHAVAGWFLEHAEPLLKVTIVPRGTAALGFAQYVPNENLLMTKEQLFDMTCMTLGGRAAEQVLVGKISTGAQNDLEKVTKMTYAQVAVYGFSDKVGLLSFPQREDAFEMTKPYSSKTGAIIDSEVREWVAKAYDRTVQLIEEHKEHVAQIAELLLEKEVLHQDDLVRVLGERPFKSSEPTNYDRFKQGFQEEEKETKKSTEGGTVEDGKSSPLEPDVVPA
- the LOC132191592 gene encoding ATP-dependent zinc metalloprotease FTSH 10, mitochondrial-like isoform X1, translated to MIFSRIGRSLFRSVRSSFQRNVISSNYAERAVLASESLLPSTGNACFSRADGGLGLVRGYVTSVGAGKQLVANSHLSNFSSVLAYPRVRRFLSSQAPKKKNYENYYPKDKKEIPKANEQKSESKGDSNSGDHENSQENLVKQFQNLIAPLLFLAFIFSPIFVGPHDQKQISFQEFKNKLLEPGLVDRIVVENKSVAKVYVRSSPRVKNETNDDAIQGPVNGAPATGNASQYKYYFNIGSVESFEEKLEEAQEALGIDPHDYVPVTYVSQMNWYQELLRFAPTALLLGFIWFMGRRMQGGLGVGGTGGKGGRGIFNIGKAHITKMDKNAKNKIYFKDVAGCDEAKQEIMEFVHFLKNPKKYEELGAKIPKGALLVGPPGTGKTLLAKATAGESGVPFLSISGSDFMEMFVGVGPSRVRSLFQEARQCAPSIIFIDEIDAIGRARGRGGFSGGNDERESTLNQLLVEMDGFGTTSGVVVLAGTNRPDILDKALLRPGRFDRQITLDKPDIKGRSQIFEIYLKKLKLDHEPSFYSQRLAALTPGFAGADIANVCNEAALIAARNESAVITMEHFEAAIDRVIGGLEKKNKVISKLERRTVAYHESGHAVAGWFLEHAEPLLKVTIVPRGTAALGFAQYVPNENLLMTKEQLFDMTCMTLGGRAAEQVLVGKISTGAQNDLEKVTKMTYAQVAVYGFSDKVGLLSFPQREDAFEMTKPYSSKTGAIIDSEVREWVAKAYDRTVQLIEEHKEHVAQIAELLLEKEVLHQDDLVRVLGERPFKSSEPTNYDRFKQGFQEEEKETKKSTEGGTVEDGKSSPLEPDVVPA
- the LOC132191592 gene encoding ATP-dependent zinc metalloprotease FTSH 10, mitochondrial-like isoform X3, yielding MSHLLELESSSLRIRTCRISAPSSHTLGFGAFYRARRPRRRTMRITTRRTRRKFPKRMSRNLSRKISFQEFKNKLLEPGLVDRIVVENKSVAKVYVRSSPRVKNETNDDAIQGPVNGAPATGNASQYKYYFNIGSVESFEEKLEEAQEALGIDPHDYVPVTYVSQMNWYQELLRFAPTALLLGFIWFMGRRMQGGLGVGGTGGKGGRGIFNIGKAHITKMDKNAKNKIYFKDVAGCDEAKQEIMEFVHFLKNPKKYEELGAKIPKGALLVGPPGTGKTLLAKATAGESGVPFLSISGSDFMEMFVGVGPSRVRSLFQEARQCAPSIIFIDEIDAIGRARGRGGFSGGNDERESTLNQLLVEMDGFGTTSGVVVLAGTNRPDILDKALLRPGRFDRQITLDKPDIKGRSQIFEIYLKKLKLDHEPSFYSQRLAALTPGFAGADIANVCNEAALIAARNESAVITMEHFEAAIDRVIGGLEKKNKVISKLERRTVAYHESGHAVAGWFLEHAEPLLKVTIVPRGTAALGFAQYVPNENLLMTKEQLFDMTCMTLGGRAAEQVLVGKISTGAQNDLEKVTKMTYAQVAVYGFSDKVGLLSFPQREDAFEMTKPYSSKTGAIIDSEVREWVAKAYDRTVQLIEEHKEHVAQIAELLLEKEVLHQDDLVRVLGERPFKSSEPTNYDRFKQGFQEEEKETKKSTEGGTVEDGKSSPLEPDVVPA